The Hordeum vulgare subsp. vulgare chromosome 7H, MorexV3_pseudomolecules_assembly, whole genome shotgun sequence DNA window CAAACAATAGGCAAGCTCGAAATAATCTCCGCCACACTAATGTTTGGCAATTTTTACAGGCACTACCGCAGATCAAGCAGGTTCCCTTTAAGCTGCTGCCCTCTCTAGGAAGAACTGCGGATAGATTGTATGCCCTAGAATCTAAACAAGAAAAACACATTCACGAGTTTAATTCTTGGAACACATCTGACTGAACATGTAGTTTGCTGCATGCATATCTTAAGAAGCATAACTTGATATAAGAAAAGTATATAACACGAAAGCTTCAAGACAAGGGACATGAGTGCAGGTATCATCATGAGTTCATGACAGGACAGATTTTTAGTAAACAGATACATATGTGTTCCCCTTTTTTGGACAGGATCTGCTTTGTTCACCTTGGATCTTTGGTCTTTCTGTCCAAAAGGTTTCACAAGATTGTATGGTGGCCTTTGGTTGCCACGTAGAATGCCATTTTCAATAGCTGACAGTGAATAGGCACATCCACCAATGACATACTTAAAATCTCCAAAGAACTTTTTCCTGTCCAATGGTCCAGCAGGATGGCCACATGTCACTAACGCGTGGATAGCCATCATATTGTACAGATTTATGAAGAAAGCAAGCTTTTCTTCACGTGACAGGTCACTAGTTTCCACCCTCTGAAGCTCCTCAGTTGTTCTAATATACCTGTACAAGATATACGAGGTTCGGGCAATCAAGACATGAGAACGAAGTTATCAGTTATCAGTCTACTTACAGCATGTGCTACTGTACATTTAtaatagaaagcaaaaaatatAGAGAGATATACTCAGGTAGCAAACTGGAGTTTACTGATCAAATTATGAACTTAAACATATCCATCGATTAAAAGATTATCAGAAATAGTCAGAACAAGCAATAGATTATCATTCATTTTAGTATCTGCACATAAATAATACATGGATTATGCAGTTCCTTGTCTTCTGCATATACTTAAGTATGTACATGTGCTAACCTTTTAAATTCCTCACAAGCCTGGATGCTTCTGTAGTCAACATGTCTACCATCTTCAGATACATAAGCCTCGAAAATGGCACAAGACAACTTTCTCAACCTTGATGCGATTTCCACCATAGGTTTTGGTGCAACATCAATGATGCCCCTGGGGATGTTGTAACACTGTGTCATAATAACAGGATCATGATCTAGGAAACGATACGGCTGATTTCCATCTTCAAAGACATTTTCACTGCAATAAAAGCGGTGTATTAATAATAATAATCTCCAAATATTCCAACCGATGGAGACAGAAATAATAGAAAGAATAATATCGTAAGATCATTTCAAGAGCTTACTCTAGAACATGACGAAAGAAGTGTTTGCTTGCAAGCTTTCTTACAAATTCCACTGCCTACATGGATAATATGTATCCACAAAATGTTAAGAAATGTGACAGTACAGTAGGGAACATACAAAACAGATGTGTGCTTTCCTAAATGTGAAATCCTTTCCAAAGATCTGCTATAAATAATGCAAATTTGCCATAATATTCCTAAATTAAATTAGCCTCAAAAGTCAGACAAAACCAAGACTTGTGTTGTTTAAAAACCACATGGAAGTGCTAGATATATCATGGCTCGAAAAATAGTCAATAGTAAACATTTTACCTCATCTCTCTCCAAATACTGATCTTCTGATATAAAATCAACAGCCTCACTACCAGGAAAGCAGTTACTAAATCTTCTCATTTTGTAAAACCTATCCTTCGGAGTAATCGACTCTCTCATTTTTCTGACGATGGTTGCCAACTCATCCATTTtcccacatccagattcatcatcttcTCCAGGTAAAGGAGGCAAAGGAGCAGCAGATGAGGGCTCATCATTGAGAAGAACACCAGTTTTCTCATCGAGTATGCCAgactcctccattttcttcaattcAGTTAAGCCTCCGATCAGCAGGTCATTGAAATACACTTTTGGTACTATGGATGACCCAGTATTCTTTTCCAACTCCAACTTCCTACTAGGGAATATATCAATGTTAATCTCAACAtacttgagtctttgctgatgcaTGAACAACCGAACCATTTTGCAATCTTCACATCCCAGTTTTGTGTATACGATAATCTGCCCTTTTGCTATTGGTTGCTCTGTCAAACCAGGCACATTTGCATCCACAGCTATCCCAGTTGTAGAAGTAACAATATCTCCTCCAACTTTAATCAAGTTCAGTGGATTCCATGTGCTTCTTTCCTCGGATTTCTTCTGTACCTCTTTTGGTTTAATTTCAGAATCTGAGACGGTCTTCTCACCATTGCCACTTGCTGAACCATCATTCTTGTCACCTTCAACAGGAAGATCATTCTCATCCTTTCTGCCAGATAGGCGGCGTATAAATGTTGACACTGCAATGGCTCCTTTTTCCTTGACAAAATTCCCGATTGCAGCAGCTCTTTCATTGATCACAGACCCTTGCTGACCTTTTGGATCAAGCTCCACAGACTGATCAGAAGAACGCCTCAACTGTTCCATTTCAGGAATCTCAGTTCCATCAAAAACTGGATCTTCGGATTTTTCTTCTTCAAGAATCTCTTTGACAGTATGGTCTGAATCTATAGGTTCCATGGCATCAGGGCTTCTACTTTTATCCATCTGCTCATTGAGACCCTTTTCTGGATTATCTTTCCCTTCTACCTCATCGCTTGAATTCTCACTCGTTGAATTTACTGTTTCTTTTACATTCAACATTTCTGTTTTCTTTGACAAATCCCCTTCAACTTCACCCTTTTCTCCAGGATTAGGGGACTCTTCACTGACAGAAGTTTTTAACACATCCTTGTCCCCATCCTCCATGTCGCGAGGAAAGCTTACCAATCTGCAAAAACAGCCTTAAGTAAGAAGCTTGTGCATGCAAGAAACTGTAAATTTGTACACTAAAAATGGCATGGAATGGATGGAAatacaataaataaataaaaattctGCTGGATATTCTTCGGTTAACAAGCCAAATAAAGGAGAATGTCAAGGACATGTGGCACAGTGATCTCTACCATAATACGAGTATGACACAAACTTTATGGGACAGGGGAATGCTCGCATTTTTCATATGTCATAGACCAACACAGCGCATATCCCAGAATGGAATGAACTGTTATGCAAGTCTAATTTGCATAGAAGGCATTTATTTATTCATTAGCTCCAATAAATTTCACATGGCATGGTTACAAATCAGCAACTCATATGAGTATGGAAGTGAATGCTTCTAGACTTTTAACGGCATAAACAAACTAGATAGGGTAAATATGTAATGATAAAGATTTGCCACCCACTATCTCAAGAAATGGATACATAATAGAACAGTGAAAAACGAAAAGGCTTTGTTGTGCATGATGAACTGTAAAATATGCACGCAATCGATCGATAATCGTTAGCAGCAAGGGCAATCGAGCAATGTCTTCGCAAAAACTCTGCTCCCAGGACGATGAACCATTAAGCGTGGGCAACTAGTACCCGACTGATTAACGCTCCGGATGCAAAAAACGTCGTAGTACCCAATAAATCACGGGACCAAACGCCAGTACATCAACGTTATCAATCTGGCATGGCAAAGCTGTCATTAGCCAGTACTAATCCGCGCCATCACCGGACCTCTAGACATATGCACGGCGCTAGGCATGTGCGCACTCGAATGCATTTACAGGTTGAGATCTCACGCGAGACAAACCCTCCGGATTAATCGCACGCGGCGTTTGCATTTCCGACAATAAACCCGCACCTCGCCGCCCCCAGACCGCTGTTCTCAAACATCGCTGGATGGACACACTGAACCAAAACAACCAATCGGCGCACAGCCAACCCGCCGAGCTCGCGGACGACCGACACCACGACGTGATAAACCCTAGAGAAACCTCCCGCCGAACCGCGGCGGGCGCGAGCAGGGAACCGGCCGGGGGGCATCCCTCGCTAGAAGCACCACCGATTCGAACCATCCGGCGACCAAAACGTCGGGACACGACATCGAAAAAACGGGGGAAACGGATTCGAACCTGAACCCGGGAGATCTCGAGCCGATGGACGGAGGCGACGACGGGAGTATTGACTGCTGCTACTTCCAAAACCAAGCCAGGGCGGAGGAGATTGAGCGGccgggcgaggcgaggcgaggcggggAGGGGGGGAGGAAGCGGGCGGCGTGGAGAGCGAGAGGAGGTGGATTTTGACTGGGgcgagaggaggggggagacgGGAATGGAAATCAAATGGGACAGCGGCGGTGGAGTGGAGAGGAGAGGAGACCCGGGGGAGGGGGTGCTGCGCGTGCGTGTGGGTGTGGGTGTAGGAAGCGGGAACACTGGAAACGGAAGGGGGAAGGAAAGAAAAGCGGAAAAGGGGCCCGGGGCGGACGTTTCTGACCACGTGGGTCGGTCGACGCAGCGGTCTGTGGACCGGCGGCCGGCGGTGGGctttggccctgtttggatattcTAACTtggctagaggttagagttagtttttAACTTTAGTCTAACCATGAACTAACTCTAGCCTTTGATGGTGTTTGGATGCAAAGGTTAGTTTGACAATAAATGCACTTTTTTCAATCATGTGTATCTTTTAACCAGGATTTGTTGTGGCCAGCTTTTGTGTAGGCCTGgtgcggccggcggggcgagcaggGCGAGCGCGGCCGGCGGGGGCGAGCAGGCCGAGCGGGGACGAGCGCGGCCGGCGAGGCGAGCAGGCCGcgcggggcgagcgcggccgcGCGGTGCGAGCGCGGCCGGCGGGACGAGCGCGGCCGGCGGGCGGAGCGGGGCGAGCGCGACTGGCGGGGCAAGCAAGGCcggcggggcgagcgcggccgggcggggcgagcaaggccggcggggcgagggcggccgagcggggcgcgcgcggcgggcggggctagcgcggccgggcggggcgagggcggccggcgggg harbors:
- the LOC123413284 gene encoding uncharacterized protein LOC123413284, giving the protein MEDGDKDVLKTSVSEESPNPGEKGEVEGDLSKKTEMLNVKETVNSTSENSSDEVEGKDNPEKGLNEQMDKSRSPDAMEPIDSDHTVKEILEEEKSEDPVFDGTEIPEMEQLRRSSDQSVELDPKGQQGSVINERAAAIGNFVKEKGAIAVSTFIRRLSGRKDENDLPVEGDKNDGSASGNGEKTVSDSEIKPKEVQKKSEERSTWNPLNLIKVGGDIVTSTTGIAVDANVPGLTEQPIAKGQIIVYTKLGCEDCKMVRLFMHQQRLKYVEINIDIFPSRKLELEKNTGSSIVPKVYFNDLLIGGLTELKKMEESGILDEKTGVLLNDEPSSAAPLPPLPGEDDESGCGKMDELATIVRKMRESITPKDRFYKMRRFSNCFPGSEAVDFISEDQYLERDEAVEFVRKLASKHFFRHVLDENVFEDGNQPYRFLDHDPVIMTQCYNIPRGIIDVAPKPMVEIASRLRKLSCAIFEAYVSEDGRHVDYRSIQACEEFKRYIRTTEELQRVETSDLSREEKLAFFINLYNMMAIHALVTCGHPAGPLDRKKFFGDFKYVIGGCAYSLSAIENGILRGNQRPPYNLVKPFGQKDQRSKVALSYPEPLVHFALVCGTKSGPALRCYSPGNIDKELMEAARDFVRNGGLIVDPEAKVASVSKILRWYNTDFGKNETEVLKHAANYLEPAASEQFLELLANTQLKVSYQPYDWSLNI